The sequence AGTGTAACCATTCTGAAAAACAAACTGAGCTTGTGACACAAATGAGAAGTCACACGTCACGTCATTTGCGAGTAAAAGGTTAACTGGAATTGCATTTGAAAAATGTGTCCATTTTTCATTCTATCATCAATATCAGATGCAaaggcaaaacaaaaaataaacacaatccCTCAGCCACAACATTTAAATGCCATTAGCAAAGAAACCAAATAAACCAACTGCAAACTTTCTGACCAGCATTAAATGGTAGACAGATACACGTTATGTCTAGATGGTCAACACAATCGAGCATTCAGCAATCATTTATGGCTCAGGGCTTGGTTGCACCATAGCAGAGCCATAGGAGTTGGACAGATGACTCACCAGGTGGCTGCACTTTAACTCCAAATTTAACGACATAATCACCACAACTGACGACCTTGTAAACAAGCAACCGCGAGAGACAAATACCAACTTAAGCGTAAAGATATGTCAGTGCTATATTCTCAAGTCGTTTCCTCTACCCCTTAgcggtaaaaaagaaaaaaaaaagaaaacctgttgGGGCAAATGAAAAGAAAGTGAAGGCAATCCAGTTAAGTATATTGCAGCAGTAAAGAATGTATGTTCCCAATGTAAATGCAGCAATACAACAAGTGCAGAAACAATCAGATATTGTGTCATCAAACTGCTGTTTTAACGGAGAGTATTTCACTGTCAAACATCGATTCAAAACTTTACAACTTGGCAAACCAATTCAATATCAAGTGTTTGGCGAGTGTTGGTACCGAGCAAGCGACTGCGCGACACCTCAAGTTTCAACCACTAAGAACTAGCTTATTATCAGTTTCAGTGTCAGCTGCCTTCCTAAATCTTCCCTAAACTTGTTTTGTTCACTACCAGTAAAAATTACTTTGATCTGTAATTTAAGGATGAAGGACTTGAAAACCTAGTGCCCCATTAACAATGATATTTATTTTGTATTGTGGAAGTCACAGCTTGAACTCGACCTTGTAAGAATAATCTATATTCAACAAAGGTTGAATATTGTTCACTGACAAAATACACGGAATAGGAAAACAGCCCGCCAAAAGAGTGCCACTGATAACTTGATGTGCAGGTTTACAAAGTTTGGAGGGTTGGGTATTGTGCCAGAGACAGGATACTTAAAAATGCGAAAGAgctgctttgttgttgttgttgttgttgtttatttgaggtggtggaaaataaacgTCATGGACGTACCTTTAGTCGTTTGACCACCTCATCATTGCTGATTTTATCAGTTATCTCTTTGACTCCGGGAGGGTAGATGATCTTTCCATCCCCCGCCGGTTTCTGCTGTTGCGGGAACTCCATGCTAGTTGATGTATGGTCCACACGGTCTTCTACTGGCCTCTATGGGTcagaaaacaaaagttcaacACAACCATGCTACCGCACTTACCAAAACCTGTCTTTAAGCATCATTCCCCAGTGCCAAACATCACTTTTGCTCGACGAAATTGTTAAAATGACTCTCGTACACTAAACGACATTTTAGTCCAGTGCACTTCTCACAGAGAAAGCCATCACTGAACCAGCACCGTGCATCTTATTAGCTTGCATGCTAAATTACCTCAGCTAAACATCAGTTGAACATTTTCCGTAAATTCTTCACAAAACAACGACTGGACACAGAAACGAGTTTAACTACCACCACGATAACATTAGGCGCATTTGAACATCAATGTTGTTGGAAAAGCACTTTACGACCAACACGAGGGCAGCCGGTGTATATCTACTGTCAAACAGGTTATCAAATTAGCTAGCTTGCTAGCTGCATTGGAAACAACATTGGTTAGCATTTTGCGGGAAGGAAGTAACGTTAGCAGAAAGTGGCTAATACATGTTAGCCGCGCTAACTGGTTAGCCCACTTGGCTAGCCTAGGCCGCAAACTGTCCAGGTACCCATCACATCTCCGTCTAGAGACAATCACAGGGGAAGTGAAGTATCGTATCATCTTTGCTTAAAATAGCCAttctcgtggtcagttcctgtgatTTCCAACTGATGCAACTACTTTGAGAAGTTGAAAAAATAAGCTAATTTACTTGTTACGATCTTTTTTCCAACTTCCAAGCATCTCTCCGTACTGCCGCTAGTTTACAGGCGAGGCAGAGCTGCTACCGTCGCCCAGAGCCCTCCTCTCTCACCAACAACTTGCCCCACGGATGATTTTGAGCACACCAACAAATGCAAAATGAATATATTTCCAAATAAACCGCTGCGACCTAAAAGCCGGGATATTTGCCAAGCGCGTCCTCACTAGTATTTACCTCTCAAATGGGCCGTTTTAATTCATTAGTCTGACTCAGGTTGAGCTTAGTTTTCGGCACAAAGCTCTGTGTCCGTTCAGTCAATGCTGTCTGTGTGAAAGCTGGGTGCAGAGCGCCCCCCTCGGTCTGACAGGAGCACACAGCTCCAGATTCATGGCGGGAGTTGGAAACAAACAGCACTCTACTGACTTCACTTTCTTCCCTGTCAGCCCCATGAGGGTCTGACAATAGGTCTTCGTGGCTATCCTGAAAGTATGACTCCAGAATACAGCTTTTTCGTGACTTAAATGTACCCAACGCGTTTGTATAAAAATCTACAAGTTCACTGCCAttgcaaaaacaaaagcaacatgtatggagagagagatagagagaggagTGGGGAAAAATGGTTTGGTTCTATTCATCGACCCCAACACTTATCTGTGTGCCAATTTATATCACATTGTAACTTCTGCTGGCACATATCAGTGGTTTATGAAATGAGTGACACCAAGTGGTGAACTGGCAATAGTAATTGATCTATTTGGCATTATTTGATTGCTCCTCAGATTATAGGCATTCACACATTCCGGTTGCTTTTTGGATGTAACGAGACACTGATTGCAAATTCCATGGCAACAGTGGTCAATAGTAACAATTCGATTACATAAAACAATGTCAAACGACAACGGGGACAAGCTTTTAATTTGAAGTAACTCTATCCGGTGTTGgccaacttgtttttttttctgacttgttTCCACCACTTGGAGTGCTGTCGGGTACCGTACCCTTGAGTTCCAacactttgtttttctccagcCGATTTCGCAGTAGCATGTTTCCAGTTTCGGGCCATCCTACTGTACCTCACCAGCGGGTAGTTAGCTCCGTTAGCAGCTAATGAGAGCCGTTGGCGGCTCCACATTTGGCCACGGTATGCCTCGTAGAAAGAAGAACGGCCTGAGCCCGGCCAGACAGCCCGCCGGCGGGCCACCAGAGGGAGGAAGCCTCGCTCACGTTACGGGTTACCCGCCTCCACATCAGGGATATGACCAAGCTATGGCCAGCACTTCGGAGTCCAGCAGGACTGTCAAGCAGACAATCGTGAAAAGCATGCAGGAGATGTTTTCACACCTGGACCCAGAGGTTATCTACATCGTGCTGTCCGAGTGTGACTTTAAAGGTACCACAACAGTTGTCTAACCTGCCGTGTGACTCTGGGGAAGTGTTCATGGTGAAACTTGGCTAACGAGTTAGCTGAGTTGctttctggttttggttcttgTGATAAGTGTTGAAGAATTTGACAACACGAGCTTACCTAACACTTCAACTCCCATGATAATTGCATACTAGTTGTGAAAGTGACAGACCATAGTTGAACTTGCATTTTTTTGGTCTACAACTCCACcttccctcctccacctgttgcCCGAGTTAAGAACTGTGGGAATGCCATAGCACGAGTCTTACATGACAGATCCTGTGTGTCAGTTAGCCCCATGGCAGAGTGCTGGTGTTTTTACAGAGCAGTAAAAGCAGCAGGGGGTATTTTGTACGGGATTTATTGCTGCTTGGCTCATTTATTTGTATTGTTCTTTGTGTCTTCTTTGTGTGTCATAGTTGAAAACGCAATGGACTCCCTCCTGGAGCTGTCGGTGGCGGCTGAAGTCGCAGTCCCACACCCGGCTCCCGTTTCTGGCTTTGAGCGCACTGCTGCAGCATTACTCAGCCCGCATCACTTTTCTGGAACCAGTCTAGACGTGCCATCCTCTTCTATGGCATCGCATGAGCCCAAAGAAGAGCTGGACATGCTTATTGATCAAGAGTTAGAGGCACTAACCGCGCAGCAAGACGTGAAGGAAGAGCAGCACGGCAGCGTGTCGTTGGCTTCTTTCCCTCCACCCCCTGTTCTTCCACAGGTACCCCCAGAGCTGCTTCTGAGCAGCCCGGGCGCTGTATCTGCAGAGAGCTTTGCCGAGCAGTGCTCACCAGCTGGAGGCTTGGTGGAGCCTTCCTCTGGAGCCTCGTCCCCCCTCGACCAGCTCAGTACATGGGAAGACGAGACCCCTGAAGGACAGAGAGATGTGCTGGATTTCACACACCTGACAAACGCTCCTTTGAACCTGGCAGCTTCGGGACGCCCCTCGGCTTTCCAGGTGTATAAAAAGCAGGACCCATCACACGCTCTTTCAGAGAGGACTGGGCCCGTGCATGCGGATGCTGCAGGCAGCGGAGCCAGCTCTGAAGCAAGCTTGCTAAATTTCAATCCCTATAGCTACGTGCCACCTTGGAACTTGGAGGCCCCAGCATTTTCTCCCCGTATCCCTGGAAACCAGGGGCCAGCCTTCATAACCCCTGTGGCTGAAACGCCTTCCACTTGGTTCAGCCAGAGCAGACTTGCCTCTCCCTGGCTGAAGCAGGACGCCGTCAGTCAAGCGCCTCTCAAACCTACTGCTACTATTCCAAAGTCTTGGGCGCTGCCTGCTTCTCCTCAGGCTCCTGCCCAATTCAGCAGGCTGCGTTTGCAAGGGAAAGTGCTTGTGCTCCTCCGTGGTGCTCCAGGATCTGGCAAGACGACCCTGGCAAGGTAGAAATGTTTTGATTGTCAGAATAGTAaagttcttttttattttaatgtattgTATAATTTTGTGTTACTGTTTCTGTCTGTGATTGTGTGGTGACTTGGAGACCAAACTGATAAACGATGATCAACAGAAAGTTATAATTTCTCTTTCAGACAGTTTATCCGCTTGTTTTTGTTCGCAACAAGGCAAGAGATCGTGGTCACAGGCTTTTCAGAATGACGCTTTTAGGATTGATTTGAAAATATCCCTGTATGCCAATTAAGATTAGGAACAACAAGTCCGAATTGTTTGTTACTTGCAGTCAGACCAATGGAAGTAAAGGTATACAAGAGAATTTTATTGAGCTGTTAGAGGATGGtgtatagaatagaaatagaatagaaaaatactttattaatgcCCCAATGGGGGTAATTCAAAATATAAGTATCTGTATTTCGAGaggaaaaaagataaaaatgtctGGAAAATTTACCAGAAAGACGATCAAATATTTGAATATCCTGCCTTTATTTTTATTCCTGTAACGTGGAGGAACCACGGTCATCCCAACAGTCCGATGTTAACTAACACACCTGTTAGTGTCATACGTGGTTCTGCCCTGAAATCACTCAAAGATTTCTTCATTGTCAAGTCCACTTTCACAAAAAACGCGTTAGGCGTTATATATGTGTAATATGATGAAGTTCATCCAACCTGGCAGATGAAGCCATTTtggcctctttttcttttttaagcaaACGTCCATTGATCTTTTTTTCTACCGACAGTGGCCCAGTCACAGTTTACAGCCCAGCAGCCCGTGTTGATATTCAAATTTTTACATTCCTGTTACGAAAAACAAAGTGGTGATCGGTTGTGCTGATCATATTGTCTACATATGAAATGGATCGGATTTTTCGTTGGTAAAACGATCGAGGTGGCCTACAAAAATGGCATAAAATGAAGATGGCGTTGTCCTAAGTTTAGGAACGCTGCGTGAGACTCATGGACCTCTGCTACAGCCGTTGCATCATTTGAAAGCCATCATTATGTGTCTGCAGAGCCTTGCTGGAGAATAACCCCGGTGGAGTTATACTGAGCACTGATGACTACTTCACCCGCAATGGACAATACCAGTTTGACCCCACGGCCCTGGGGGAGGCCCACGAGTGGAACCATAAACGAGGTAAACAACACACAAGCAGCGCTGACATGAAGTTGTAAAACATTGAGtcaaaaaaaagtagaaaaaactggacatttcaagatttttttttttcttcttgtatcTCTGTGCTGTTGTTTTGCTTTAAGTGACGTGTTTTTAACCTCTGCTTCAGTTACACAAGTGATGCATTGTTTCTCTCATACCACCTTTATGCCACAGCCAAAGAGGCTTTCAACAGGGGCACCAACCCTGTCATCATCGATAACACCAACATGCAGGGCTGGGAGATGAGACCCTATGTGGTTCAGGTCAGTCAGTTTGGGGTCGAACACGCGCGGTGGATTAAATGAGTTCAAGTTCGAGTTTAACTGATGAGAAGAGATATGAAACATTTCAGATATGCGGAGTGGTGTCAGTACACAAGAGAACGTTTTCCGGTGACATAAGCATATTTGTTTTAGAAACGACAGAAAATGTGGGATTTCAGGAGCAATTATTCGTTTGCACATCATGTCCTACACATGAGTTTGTTTCGAGCTGCACAGAGTGACCACTTCTCTCTCCGTCCGTAGGCGCTGAGACATGGATATAAAGTGCTGTTCAAAGAGCCGGATAGTTGGTGGAAGCACAAGCCCCGGGAACTGCAGAGGTCAGAGAGACGGAGGAATAGCATTGTGTTATTTCCCTGTTGGATGAGCAAAAGCTTCAGTTGAGGATAACGTGTGCTCTTGTCCAGGCGCACCACTCATAATGTGCCGGCGGAAACCATCCGCCGCATGCTGAACGGATATGAGCGCTTCGTCTCGGTCCAGTCCATCATGGGTTCACAAGTGCCTGAGTTTAAACAGCGCCTTGTTCTGGAGAACAAAAGCTCACAGTGAGTTTCATTTAAAGCATTTTTCTCCATGCCTCAGCCCATTTCTGCTGATATaacaggggaggggggggttgtAACAACAGAGAAGTTGTTGAGTTGATATCTCAGAAGAAACTCTctcaaaagaaagagaaagtttGTCAGTATTTTTGGACCTTGGCCTGCCAAAGCAAAGCTTTCTGTCTTTGCTGTtggaggaaaggaaggaaattatgtttttgttgtttgataACACATTTTGCTATTGCGACAAGTAGATCCACAATACCTGCATGAAGCTCCACTACTTGGTTTATTTGAGGTTTTTTTAAACACTGATGTGTAAAACGGTCAAACTCCTCCTACTCAGCTTAAATAAGATCCATATCGACTTTGAAGCTCTTCCTTCTTTTAATTGGGGATACACCACATTTAGACTCTGTCAGTCAGATCACTTGTTTCATTCATGTTCCATTTTAATGCTTGCTAACATGTACCTGGTTCTACCTGCCATTTTAAAGCATCTTCTCCCACAGAAAGAGAGGTGAATAtgtcaaaataaacaaacaaatgtaGGGTTTatctttccactttttttttttttttcaagatttCAGATTCCTACTTTTCTTTATGTTACCTGAAAATCATTTTTACAAATAAACTTCAACAGCAatggttctgttttttttgttagtttttaaaaaaaaattattattaggTAAATATTGCTTGGTGTTGAAATTGTGCAATAAGAAATATGCctcttttgctttttctttagCCCAGTGTCCTCTGACACGGCATGTCCTGACCTCGTATGTCAGTCGGGATTGACGGAGAGATGTAAAAAAACCCACCCTCCTCTTTTTTCCTCCCTCCCCGACGTGTCGTCCACCGGCAGACCTACCACCAACCCCGATGTTTCTGATGGGGATGACGATATTGATTTTGGCGAACTGGATTCTGAGCTGGACTCCCAGTTAGAGCTGAACCTCCCAACAGGAGACCAGAGAATCCCAGATTGTGTTGTGGAATCGGTGATGAACGTAGATCACTGTGGGGATGAAATGCAGGCGGCTTACTCTGGATCTATTGGGCAGAGAGTGAGGAGAGAAAGGTCAAGCAGGAGGTCTGGTTTTGAGCAGGCAGAGCCTGCAGATGTGGTGAAAGATACCACCCAGTCAGACCAAGAAAAGTCTGATAAAGCAGAACAGGGTGAGGTGGTGAGGTGCGGGGAGGAGCTTCATTTTGTGGGAGACTGGCCTTCTGAAGGGTCTCTCAagcagcgacaggtgaggagaAGAGAAAGGCACGGAGAGATGTGTGGCAAGGACGCTCGGGGAGGAGCCAGTGACGATGAAAAAACAAGTGTGAAGTCAGGTCCTGATGTCACGGAGTTTAAGAAGCTTCTTGATCTTATTCAGACCGGTGTCGCCCCAGTTCAGACCAGCTCTTCCGGCTCACGCTCCCTTTCTCCGAGCTCAGGAGAGGAATGTGAGAAAGAGTGTGAAGCAGGTGGCATGTTTGAGGATGCCAGCAGCAAAGAGAGGCAGCAGGACGGAGTCAACAACAGCAAAGGGGAATTACCAGACTGTGTGTTAGACTGGAAGGCAGACGACTCTTGTGTTGTGGGAAAATTGAGAGATTCggaggaaaatgaaaatgaaccaAGTAGTGTCTCTGAAATGGATCCTACTGTGTCAGAAATTGGAAGAAAAACTGTATCTGAGGATTGGAAGTTAACCCATGCGTGCCTTGATGTAGACGACAGCCTCAATATGAAAGACGAGGCTTGCGCAGATGACCCGGATGACTGTACTGAAAATGGCCGAGTGGCTGTTACTGAGGCTGATGGCAGCCATACTAATGAGACATGTCAGAGTCCAGCATGTGAGGGCTTTGTGGAAACGGATAATAGTGGAAGCAATCAGGAAAGAAAGCAGCATCAAGGTCGGCGATCTGGGAAGCCCATCAAACTTGCCCTCACCTTCACTCAGCACTGCCCTGCTTCTTCATCGAATGATCTGAACTGTCCCAATGCCACTGCTGAAAACACTGACAGTACCGACAGCCGTGTCAACTCGGATGTCAAATCTGTTGTGAATCCTGCGCGTGACGGCAGTTTTGATCCCAAACCAGACACCGACCTGTCTGCAGAGCGCAATTCTGCGGCACACCCGCAGCTCCCTACCCCTCTTCCTCTGGTGGAAATGGGCTGCCTCACTCAGACAGAACCTCACGACTTTGCCCTTCTTTGGCGCCTCAATCATCATGACAACTCTGAGGAAACGGCCGTCACTGCGAGCAGCCGGTCCAGCGAAATCACAGTCTTGTATGGCGACTCCTCCCGGTTTGTGCCGGAGCTCTCCTCTGCAGTTTCTGCGGCAGTTGCTGTTCACCCCTCCGGCCACAAAGAGGTGCCCTACCGTGTGGTCCACGAGAAAGGCACACAGGTGGAGGAGAAGGAGTTCGGGGTAACTCGAGACCGGCTCGAGAGCCTGCGCATTCTCAGCGGTCATTTTAAGCTGGTTAGCTTTGATACATTAGAGGATCTGTATGATAAGTGCCACCAAGACTTAGAATGGACCACCAACCTGCTGCTGGACTCCGAAGAGAAATTCTTTAgggatgaagatgaagatgaacAAGAGGATAAACAAAACAATACATCAAGTCTGTTTGGAGCGTCATGCGAGGCTGCAGAAACCGGTAAATGTCCTGATTTGTTAGATGAGTGTCAACATGGTGCGCTCTGGACAAAAGGAGAGCAATCTGGGATTAAGGAGGGTCGCCAAAAGTCAACCTGTGGGACTGTTGATGAGTCGAATGAGAGCGCCATCGCTGCAGAGGTGTCAAGTTTTGGAGTTGCATCTGTTCTAGTTACAAACGAGAACCAATCAGATGCAACTTCAGACTTAGAAAGATCTTCTCAAACAGAACTTTGTCTGACTAAAGCAGTAAAAGAATCGGAGCCAAGCGACAACTCTGATCAAAATGTGATATCAGAGCCTGGCCTAGAAAGGGGAGCGAGTGGTGGGAGCTTGGATAATGAAGTGATAATTGAAGAGTTGAGGGTTGAAACGGAGGACGAGATGGCCAGCATGGAGGAGATCAATCGGCTGCTGCAGGCTGAGCTCGCGGAGATTGAGAGGGAGGAAAaacagaagaaggaggaggtaCGGAGCCGACACCTGGATATTCAGACTCTGGAGCTGAAACTCTCCACTGAGCTGGCACTACAGTTAACTGAGCTGTTTGGTCCTGTCGGAGTAGACCCAGGTAACTAACACACAGGGTTcacactgaaaaataaaaggtttttttgggggggaagctttttatgccttttattagataggacagtgtagagagacaggaagcaggggacagagagagagggggaataacgtgcagcaaagggccgtccgatgcgggactcaaaccggggccagctgcagcgaggactgtagcctctttgtacatggggcacctgctgtacccactacaccAAAGcctgaaaaatatattttaagtAGTAGAATTAAAACTCAAATGACAATGCAACACCTGTTGGAAAAAGATAAACTTATGATGCTAAATGAAAAATGCCCAGACCCAACCTTCCCGTTAAACCACTTTGTGCCAGAGATGGTCATGAGGTATGTTTGAATTGCCAAAGAGAAACCGAGGCAGGTTAACAAGGACGTATTGTTGGCGGCAGTAAGGCCGAGCCCCAGCGTATCATGACCATTCCACTAAGCATTAGCTGCTTGGCTTATTGTTAGCTGGTTAGTCAAAAATGAAAGGAGACAGTTTTATTTAGCAGGCAAAAAAAGTTGATTGTAAAAAGTTGGTCAGTCCAACGTTACAAAAATGTACCTTAGAGGGTAAAACAGACATGAAATGATCTAAGTAAGGTGTGTGCTGTGGAATTGATTCTTATGTGGCTCTCTGCTCACCAAAACGCATTTCCTCATGTGGAGTTATAATGCTGGTGCCCAAACACGTTGGTCCAAAATGCTATCGTATTGTAATCTAGTGACTGTCAAAGCATGTGATTCACATTTCATAGTGGCCAAACTGAGCTGGATATCTGACCTGTCTGGTTAACGACACACAGGAACATGCTCCGAAGATGACTTTGCTGTGCAGATGGACCTAAATCTGGCCAAACTGCTTCACCAGAGGTGGAAGGAAACTATCCAGGTGGGGTTAAACGTCTGTCCTGTGATGAATGTGCTCCCGTGAGAGGGTCTTTGTTTGTTCATCTGGATGTTTATGGTGTTTTTCAGGAAAGGCAACGACAAGCAGCGCTTTCTTTTCATTTGCTTCAGGAAAGTGAgttgtaacacacacacacacccaaacacgATCTAAGGTGAAACCAGTGAAGCATCATGTCAGGATAGCAGCATTATAGTTGCTCAGCAATTTACACATTTGCATACAAACATGCCCCTGTATGTCAGTGCTTCCAGAGAAATAAATAGCACACACACGGAAATATACATCTAAGTGCATGACAGATCGAACACAGCTTTGCTGCACTATTAAATGTGGATCTTTTGATTCTTCAGCTTCACCACACAGGGGGGATTCTCAGGTGGGCAGATATAGGCCACAAGACTGGACACCAGCTGCAAATCTCCCGAGTAGTAAAGATGCAAATATGTCAGTGGTGGGCCAGCAAGAGGCTTCTGGTTCTGTGCCATTTATGGACCACTGGAATGTGCCCCATCCACATGTGTCTCTCAGAGATATTATAAAGGAGGAGCAGGCTTTGCAGGAGAACGTGCAGAAGGTAACAgaaggcatttaaaaaaaaatttttaaaacgTAACCACCTCATTCTTCTTCCGTCATTTATCCTCACATCTGTTCGACTTTCTCTCTGTAAGACCAGACAAAGCCGTGCAGACCTGGACCGGCGGGACGGAGCCACTCTGTTAAAAGAGCAGCAGCTGTTCTCCCTGTTCCCCACCATCGACAGGCATTTTCTTCAGGACATCTTCAGAGAACACAAGTAAGACAACAGCTGAGATTGGCAACCTCTTATATTAACATATAATATTCaacctcctttttttttgtttttttttgcctgtgtttttcagtaaagcactttgtaacCCAGGTCTTAAAAGGGgatatgtaaataaaatacaaatatttaATGCGCCTGCAATGCTATGAGGTCCTTGATTATTTCCTGCCTCGACTGTTTACCCCCATGTCTTTGTTTTTGCGCAGCTATGGCCTGGTCCAGACGGAGCTGTTTCTTCGCTCTCTACTCGACGAGGGACCTGTGAAGACGGTTGTTGCTCCAGAAGCTCCTCGGTCTGACCACCACAGAACAGCCAGCAAGGAAAGAGA is a genomic window of Odontesthes bonariensis isolate fOdoBon6 chromosome 4, fOdoBon6.hap1, whole genome shotgun sequence containing:
- the n4bp2 gene encoding NEDD4-binding protein 2 yields the protein MRAVGGSTFGHGMPRRKKNGLSPARQPAGGPPEGGSLAHVTGYPPPHQGYDQAMASTSESSRTVKQTIVKSMQEMFSHLDPEVIYIVLSECDFKVENAMDSLLELSVAAEVAVPHPAPVSGFERTAAALLSPHHFSGTSLDVPSSSMASHEPKEELDMLIDQELEALTAQQDVKEEQHGSVSLASFPPPPVLPQVPPELLLSSPGAVSAESFAEQCSPAGGLVEPSSGASSPLDQLSTWEDETPEGQRDVLDFTHLTNAPLNLAASGRPSAFQVYKKQDPSHALSERTGPVHADAAGSGASSEASLLNFNPYSYVPPWNLEAPAFSPRIPGNQGPAFITPVAETPSTWFSQSRLASPWLKQDAVSQAPLKPTATIPKSWALPASPQAPAQFSRLRLQGKVLVLLRGAPGSGKTTLARALLENNPGGVILSTDDYFTRNGQYQFDPTALGEAHEWNHKRAKEAFNRGTNPVIIDNTNMQGWEMRPYVVQALRHGYKVLFKEPDSWWKHKPRELQRRTTHNVPAETIRRMLNGYERFVSVQSIMGSQVPEFKQRLVLENKSSHPVSSDTACPDLVCQSGLTERCKKTHPPLFSSLPDVSSTGRPTTNPDVSDGDDDIDFGELDSELDSQLELNLPTGDQRIPDCVVESVMNVDHCGDEMQAAYSGSIGQRVRRERSSRRSGFEQAEPADVVKDTTQSDQEKSDKAEQGEVVRCGEELHFVGDWPSEGSLKQRQVRRRERHGEMCGKDARGGASDDEKTSVKSGPDVTEFKKLLDLIQTGVAPVQTSSSGSRSLSPSSGEECEKECEAGGMFEDASSKERQQDGVNNSKGELPDCVLDWKADDSCVVGKLRDSEENENEPSSVSEMDPTVSEIGRKTVSEDWKLTHACLDVDDSLNMKDEACADDPDDCTENGRVAVTEADGSHTNETCQSPACEGFVETDNSGSNQERKQHQGRRSGKPIKLALTFTQHCPASSSNDLNCPNATAENTDSTDSRVNSDVKSVVNPARDGSFDPKPDTDLSAERNSAAHPQLPTPLPLVEMGCLTQTEPHDFALLWRLNHHDNSEETAVTASSRSSEITVLYGDSSRFVPELSSAVSAAVAVHPSGHKEVPYRVVHEKGTQVEEKEFGVTRDRLESLRILSGHFKLVSFDTLEDLYDKCHQDLEWTTNLLLDSEEKFFRDEDEDEQEDKQNNTSSLFGASCEAAETGKCPDLLDECQHGALWTKGEQSGIKEGRQKSTCGTVDESNESAIAAEVSSFGVASVLVTNENQSDATSDLERSSQTELCLTKAVKESEPSDNSDQNVISEPGLERGASGGSLDNEVIIEELRVETEDEMASMEEINRLLQAELAEIEREEKQKKEEVRSRHLDIQTLELKLSTELALQLTELFGPVGVDPGTCSEDDFAVQMDLNLAKLLHQRWKETIQERQRQAALSFHLLQETSPHRGDSQVGRYRPQDWTPAANLPSSKDANMSVVGQQEASGSVPFMDHWNVPHPHVSLRDIIKEEQALQENVQKTRQSRADLDRRDGATLLKEQQLFSLFPTIDRHFLQDIFREHNYGLVQTELFLRSLLDEGPVKTVVAPEAPRSDHHRTASKEREKRQKSLELAVANYQDTEDPEYEDFRAEASLQRRRQLEGFAKAAEAYKQGRKEVASFYAQQGHMHGQRMREANHRAAAQIFNRVNSSLLPKNILDLHGLHVDEALEHLAQVLEDKTAECEQGLCRPQLSIITGRGNHSQGGVARIRPAVIDYLTNKHYRFAEPKPGLVLVSLR